The DNA sequence CCGGTCTTGCGCAATATGGCAACTCGCTCGGGTTTCCCCCTTTTCTCCGCAATCATAGCCGGTGTATCCCCGTTATTATTCCGGATATTTACATCAGCCCCCTTATTAATGAGCAGTGCCGCCAACTTGTTGGTAGAGCTGTATCCCCCGGCGAACCTGTGTAGCGGGGTATCTCCAGTGTTGTTACGTGCATTAACATCAGCTCTATTTTCAATTAGCAACTTCACCAGTTCCTCGTTATTACCTCTTCCTGCCGCACCTTTGTCCCCATACTCGGCTGCTACATGCAACGGAGTATCCTGAGTCAAGCTCCGGGCACTTACGTTTGCGCCTTTCTGTATGAGCAACGCAGCTGCATCGGCCATGCCTTGCCCGGCTGCTCTGTGCAACGGGGTTTCCTTATATTCGGTCAGGGCATTCACATCCGCCCCTTTTTCAATCAGCAGTTTAACTATATCCGCAGTGCCGGATTCAGCTGCCATATGTAGCGGTGTTTGCTTGACGTGATCACGGGCGTCTATGTTTGCGCCCCTATCAATAAGCAGTCTCACCAAATCAATATTGCCCCACGCGGCAGCAAAATGCAGCGGAGTCCGCTTGTACTCGCCAAGGACATTGACGTTCACGCCTTGATCCAATAGTTGCCTGACTTTGGCAATATCTTTTGCCAGTATCGCGTCATGTATTTCTCCGGTAAACACCGGGACTGCTGTTACGGCTATCAGGGCAAGGATTAACAGCCCGGCAAGAGGCATCTTTTTCATGATCCGCTCCTTCACGTGAGATTCTTAAGGTGTTGTTTTGGTTTTTGCGGTTGCCGAGACAAGGCTGGTCCTATAATTACGCAACTCCTGAAGGAACATGCCGATAAACTTGTCCTCCGGCTGCAATTGCTGTGCTGATTCCAGCATGACTTGAGCTACGGCAAGATGACCATACCTGTTTATAGATACAAGGCTGTTGGCAACCAGCTTGTATGCATCTCTCCTGTCAGAGTAAGAGCCTTTCGGTCCCAAATCCATTTTGGAAAAGGACTCCACGAACTT is a window from the Syntrophorhabdaceae bacterium genome containing:
- a CDS encoding ankyrin repeat domain-containing protein, translated to MKKMPLAGLLILALIAVTAVPVFTGEIHDAILAKDIAKVRQLLDQGVNVNVLGEYKRTPLHFAAAWGNIDLVRLLIDRGANIDARDHVKQTPLHMAAESGTADIVKLLIEKGADVNALTEYKETPLHRAAGQGMADAAALLIQKGANVSARSLTQDTPLHVAAEYGDKGAAGRGNNEELVKLLIENRADVNARNNTGDTPLHRFAGGYSSTNKLAALLINKGADVNIRNNNGDTPAMIAEKRGKPERVAILRKTG